The sequence below is a genomic window from Oscillospiraceae bacterium.
TCATAGCGCAGCAGACCCGCGATCTCCAGCTCCCCGCCGTTCACCAGGACCTTGTCGCCGATGCCCCAGGGGCTGCTCCGGTCCCAGGTGGCCAGGACATAACCGCTGTTTCCATAGACCTTTGACAGGTCGCTGCCCCGCATTAACGCGTGGTCCTTGTTCAGGCACTCCAGATCAAAATCGTCAAAGGAGATTAGATCGGCCCCGCCGGAGCCCGCGGTGCCGCCGTTGACTGCGGCGGGCACCCCCAACATGACCCGGCGGCCGTAGACCCGCTCCACCCCCTCCATGCCGCTGAGCGTATCGATGAGCCCGCTGCCGATTGAGTTGGAGCCGTCGCGGCTGGCAATATCAAGGTCGGAGGCGCCGGCCGACTGCGGCATCACATAGTTTACAAAGTCGATCAGCACCGAAAAGCTCAAAAAGAGGATGATGCTCAGGGCAAAGGAGCCGATCATCAGGAACAGGTTTTTCTTGATGGATACCGCATGATGAATGCCCAAAGCCGTTTCAATCTTGAAAAAGCGGGATTTCACCGCATGGCGTACAGCCTGCGCGCCCTCCGAGTTGCCGGCGGCCGCCGTCACGGGCGATACCCTTGCCGCCCTCTTTGCCGGCGAGCTTGCGGCGAACAGCACCGAAACGACGCCCACGACGATTCCGCTGGCGATCCCGGTGGCGCTGAACCCGAACAGGGGGATGTGTGAAAATTCTTCTCCGACGAGAAACCGCAGCGCGGCGCACATGCCCCATGAGGTCACGATTCCGAGAACAAGGCCGATGGGGACCGCGGTTTTACACCAATTCAGGGCCTCCAGCCGGATAAAACGGATAATTTGCTGTTTACTCATTCCGATGCAGCGCATCATGCCGAAAAACCTGGTCCTCTGGGCGACGCTGCTGTTCATGCTGCTGGAGATCATTAACACGCCGGCGACCAATACCAGCAGAAACAGGACTGCGGCGATCAATAACAGGGCTTGTCCCAGGGCGCTGTCGAACAGGCCCGAAAAGGACAGGGCGCCGTGCTTCTCCAGCAGCCGTCCCTGCTCCATCCGGGCGCCCATCTCAGCCATGCTGAACACGGCCGTCACCATAAACACCGAAAAGATGATGCACAGGAGCGTCATGCGGCTTTGACGCCTGTGTACTCTGGCTGAAATCGGGATCAGGCTCAGGTAGCTTTTCATTCCCGGCACCTCCCGAAGTCGGTGAGCACTCCGTCGGATACCTGCAGGATGCGGTCTGCGGTCTGCGCGATGCTCCTGCTGTGCGTGATCATGATGATGGTCTGCTCGTATTTCCTGGAGGCCTCCCTGAGCAGGGTGATCACCTCGCTGGTGTTTTGGGTGTCCAGATTACCGGTGGGTTCATCGGCAAGGATCAGCGCGGGCCGCGTGATCAGGGCACGGCCGATGGCCACACGCTGCTGCTGGCCGCCGGATAACTGGCTGGGCAGATGGTGGCGGCGCTCGTTCAAATTCAGCACCGTGAGCAGCTCATCCAAGTACTTCTTGTTGGGCCTCTGGTAGTCCAGCAGGACGGGAAAGACCATATTTTGCTCAACGGTCAATTCCGGAATCAGGTTGAAGCTCTGAAAGATAAAGCCGATGTTCCTGCGGCGGAATATGGTCAGGCTGTTGTCCTTCATGGAGAAAATGTCCCTGCCGTCGATGCGTACCTTGCCGGACGTGGGCGTGTCAAGCGCGCCGATCAGATTCAGCAGGGTGCTCTTCCCGGAGCCGGACTCTCCGACGACGGCGACGAATTCCCCCTTAGGGACGGAGAAGGTCGCCTGCCTCAACGCATGGACGGCGGTTTCGCCGCTCCCATAGGTTTTTGAGATATGATCGACTTCCAACAAATTCATACGGTTCAGCACCTCTTTCATCCTTGGTAAGGAAAGGGTACCATATCAATCCTACCGCAAGATGACACACAGGCTACAATTTTGTAGGCGTCAAAAAATTGACCGTAAAGGCGGCGCCGGCGCCCGGCGCACTGTCCACCTCAATGGTCCCGCTGTGTGCTTCCACAATCGCCTTTGCAAGCGGCAGGCCAAGCCCCACGCCCTGCGTGTCCTTTGAAAACCGGCTGCGGTAAAACCGCTTGAAGATATGGTGCAGGTCCTCCGGGTGGATGCCGCAGCCGTTGTCCCGCACGGCGATCTGGACCACCGAGGGCAAGGCCCTCCACGTGACGGAAACCGCGTCCCCCGCCGCTGTGTGGTCCAAGGCGTTTTTCACAAGATTGCAGATCGCCTCCATCAGCCAGTCGCGGTCGCACAGGAGCGCGACCGTCTCACTGCCGGAAAAGGACAGGGATTTTCCCTCCCGTTGGGCTTGAAATGCAAAATGCCGCTCTATCCGCGCCATCATACCGGACACAGTTTCCACTGTTTTGTTCAAAACAATGGTCCCCGCGTCCAGCTTTGTGATTTTCAGGAGGTTTTGCACAAGGGCTTCGATTCGGTCAAGCTCCTGTTCCGAGAGAGCCGTAAACGCCCGGACGGTGGCCATATCCTCCGCTTCCTCCTGCAGGATCCCGTTATAGATGTTCAGGGCGGCCAGGGGCGTCTTGAGCTGGTGGGAGATGTCGGATATGGTGTCTTTCAGAAACCGTTTGGCGCTCCCCTCCTGCTCGGCATGGGCGTTCAGAATGGAGACCAGCGAATTGACCTCATGGAACAGCCGGTTCAGCCCGCCCTCGTCGTCACATTCGATCCGGGCGGCCCGGTCTCCCGCAATATAGTCCCGAATCTGCGCGGCCGCACGTTCCATGATCTGATGCTGGCTCCTGAAATACAGGTACACGAGCGCCAGGAGCGAGAGGCCCATGCACACGGACAACGCCAGGACATACAGCGCCGCATACTCCGCGTTCAATCCGATCACAGCGGCACAGAGCAGGACGAACCCGGCGGCGATCGCAAGCGCCAGGCAGAAAAAACGCTTGATTTTCCGGTCTGTGAGCAGTTTCATGGCGCACCTCAATCCGCAGCATCCCATTTATATCCCACCCGGCGAACCGTTACAATTATTTGCGGGTTACTGGGGTCGTCCTCGATTTTTGTGCGCAGCCTGCGGATATAGACGGTGAGGGAGCTGCTGTCGATATAGTTTTCATCGCAGTCCCAAAGCCTGCCCAGGATCTGCTCCGGCGAGAGGACAATATTGGGCGTTTCCATAAACAGGCAAAGCAGCTTGTACTCGCTGGCCGTCAAATCAAGCCGCACGCCGTTTTTATAGACCTCCCGCTTCAGCAGCTGCACTTGAATGCCGTTGGAGTTTAATTCGGGATCCGCCCGGCTGAAATTATCACTTCTGCGCAGAAGTGCGTTGACCCGCGAGAGGAATACCGCCAGCTTAAAGGGCTTCGTTATATAGTCGTCGCCGCCCATATCGAGCCCCATGATGATGTCTGTCTCTTCGTCCGCCGCCGTCAGGAACATAATGGGCACTTTGGAGCTGCGGCGAATTTGCCTGCATATATCGTAGCCGGAGCCGTCCGGCAGCGACACGTCCAGAATGACCAGATCATACCTTCCGTCCAGCCACAGCGCGTTCGCCTCCAGCCTTGTGCGGGCGGCGTCGATTTCATACCCCTGTTTTTTGAGGGCAAAGGAAAGGCCGTTCATCAGGCTCAGATCGTCTTCCACGAAAAATATACGCTTCATGCATATAATCTCCTCAATTTTGCACAGCCCCCGGGCGGGGAGGCCGAACCACGCCTATGTAAATAGTATCATACCACCCGGCCCGCCTCAAGGCAATTTACCATGGGGATAAATCCCGCCTCCGCTCGACGGGGGCGGGATTTTATGATACAATAAAGCCCGACAATGCGCAGACGAGAGGGGGGAGGGCCTTGCTGATCTACCTATCCGCGCTGGCCGACGGCGCGGAGCAGGCGCGCTTTGCCGCGCTCTACGAGGGCCACCGGCGGCAGCTGCTGTACGTGGCCAAGGGCTTTTTGCGGGACGGCGGGCTGGCCGAGGAGGCCGTGCAGGACGCCTTTTTGGCGGTGGCGAAAAATTTTTCAAAAATTTCCGCCCTGGACGGTCATGAAGTGGCCCCATATCTCGTTACTATAGTGAAAAACAAATGCCGCGACATTCTGCGCCGGGAACGTAAGTACACCGGCCTTGCCGAGCTGACGCAGACCACCGCCGGGGATCTGACGGCGGAGTACGCCGATCTGCGGGAGGAGTGCCGCGTGCTGGTGGAGGCGCTGAAGGATATGCCCGACATTTACCGCGAGGTGCTGGAGCGCCGCCTGGTGCTGGAGCAGAGCAACCAGGAGGCGGCCCGCAGCCTCGGCATTGACGAGAACACCGCGGCCAAACGGTTTTCCAGGGGCCGGGCCATGCTGGCGGCCCGGCTGGCAAAGGAGGGGATTGGCAATGGATGAGGGCTGGAAGAGCGGGGAGGCGCTGGACGCGCTGCTGCGCGAGGCGCTGCTCGCGGCCAACGACCCCGAACGCCTGGGGATACCGCCCGAGGAGGCGCTGGAGGGCACGCTGGAGTTCTCGCCCGAATTTGAAGAGAAGATGGCGCGTGTGCTGGCGGACCCGGCGGGGTATGAGCGCCGCGCGCGATCCCCGCGCCCCGTCTGGCGGCAGTTTCTGAGGGCCGCGGCCTGCGCGGCGCTGGTGCTGGCGCTGGGCTTCGGCGGGG
It includes:
- a CDS encoding two-component sensor histidine kinase, giving the protein MKLLTDRKIKRFFCLALAIAAGFVLLCAAVIGLNAEYAALYVLALSVCMGLSLLALVYLYFRSQHQIMERAAAQIRDYIAGDRAARIECDDEGGLNRLFHEVNSLVSILNAHAEQEGSAKRFLKDTISDISHQLKTPLAALNIYNGILQEEAEDMATVRAFTALSEQELDRIEALVQNLLKITKLDAGTIVLNKTVETVSGMMARIERHFAFQAQREGKSLSFSGSETVALLCDRDWLMEAICNLVKNALDHTAAGDAVSVTWRALPSVVQIAVRDNGCGIHPEDLHHIFKRFYRSRFSKDTQGVGLGLPLAKAIVEAHSGTIEVDSAPGAGAAFTVNFLTPTKL
- a CDS encoding DNA-binding response regulator; the encoded protein is MKRIFFVEDDLSLMNGLSFALKKQGYEIDAARTRLEANALWLDGRYDLVILDVSLPDGSGYDICRQIRRSSKVPIMFLTAADEETDIIMGLDMGGDDYITKPFKLAVFLSRVNALLRRSDNFSRADPELNSNGIQVQLLKREVYKNGVRLDLTASEYKLLCLFMETPNIVLSPEQILGRLWDCDENYIDSSSLTVYIRRLRTKIEDDPSNPQIIVTVRRVGYKWDAAD
- a CDS encoding ABC transporter ATP-binding protein, whose translation is MLNRMNLLEVDHISKTYGSGETAVHALRQATFSVPKGEFVAVVGESGSGKSTLLNLIGALDTPTSGKVRIDGRDIFSMKDNSLTIFRRRNIGFIFQSFNLIPELTVEQNMVFPVLLDYQRPNKKYLDELLTVLNLNERRHHLPSQLSGGQQQRVAIGRALITRPALILADEPTGNLDTQNTSEVITLLREASRKYEQTIIMITHSRSIAQTADRILQVSDGVLTDFGRCRE